One genomic region from Flagellimonas oceani encodes:
- a CDS encoding RNA polymerase sigma factor: MTFLKKLFLILVSNPDKAFLEKEDLHVHLSDEELVKQIVADNDPMLFGLLYDRYVKMVYNKCYGFAKSADEAEDLTQDVFLQLFIKLRTFKGKSKFSTWLYSFTYNFCVNYVNRNKQLKIRDKSVQVEKTEHKLTEEVPDESLFEMKADKLKKCLEIISAEDRSILLLKYQDGASIKDLVNLMDIGESAVKMRLKRAKERLLEIYNTLE; encoded by the coding sequence GCGTTTTTGGAAAAGGAAGACTTACACGTACATCTTTCTGATGAGGAACTGGTGAAGCAGATTGTGGCGGACAACGACCCCATGTTGTTTGGGTTGTTGTACGACCGCTATGTTAAAATGGTCTACAACAAATGTTACGGATTCGCAAAATCTGCGGACGAAGCGGAGGATCTAACACAGGACGTGTTCCTCCAGCTTTTTATCAAACTTCGGACCTTTAAGGGTAAATCGAAGTTTTCTACTTGGCTGTATTCTTTTACCTATAATTTTTGTGTCAATTATGTCAATCGGAACAAGCAACTGAAAATACGGGACAAGTCCGTACAAGTTGAAAAAACCGAACATAAGCTTACCGAAGAGGTGCCCGATGAGAGCTTGTTCGAGATGAAAGCCGACAAGCTCAAAAAATGTTTGGAGATCATCTCGGCAGAAGACAGGTCCATTTTGTTGCTCAAATATCAAGATGGGGCCAGTATCAAAGATCTTGTGAACTTAATGGATATAGGGGAGAGCGCGGTCAAAATGCGGCTTAAAAGAGCCAAGGAAAGACTATTGGAAATCTATAATACCCTCGAATAG
- a CDS encoding mechanosensitive ion channel family protein — translation METINEWKNVTLDSLSGMGREMALAFPKIFGAIVILLLGWITIKILLFLLRKILKLAKVDMLNDKINGMDVTGKGDLEVDVIKIILGFVRWFLILVFLIVAADILDWKIISQEIGNLLHYLPRFFSALALLMLGFYIGNFVKRTIKRLFDSFEFGGSNLVSNLFFYVIVIFMSITALNQAGVDTTIITNNITLIFGSFLLAFALGVGLGSREIVADILRAFYIRKTYVVGDRIVIGGDEGTIKSIENNSLTLETRTGKYVIPIKDVMSQKVEIKS, via the coding sequence ATGGAGACTATTAATGAATGGAAAAACGTGACCCTTGACTCACTCTCGGGCATGGGTAGAGAAATGGCATTGGCATTTCCCAAAATATTTGGGGCCATCGTAATTTTATTATTAGGTTGGATTACCATAAAAATATTGCTATTTCTTTTGAGAAAAATCCTAAAATTGGCCAAGGTGGATATGCTCAACGATAAGATAAATGGCATGGATGTGACCGGTAAGGGTGATCTTGAAGTGGATGTTATAAAAATTATATTGGGCTTTGTCCGGTGGTTTTTGATATTGGTCTTTTTGATTGTGGCCGCCGATATCCTGGATTGGAAGATCATTTCTCAGGAAATAGGCAATCTGTTGCACTATTTACCTCGATTCTTTAGTGCATTGGCCCTATTGATGCTTGGTTTTTACATTGGCAATTTTGTGAAGAGAACCATTAAACGATTGTTCGATTCGTTCGAATTCGGTGGGTCCAACCTTGTGAGCAACCTGTTTTTTTATGTAATAGTCATTTTCATGTCCATTACCGCATTGAACCAGGCAGGGGTGGATACCACCATCATAACCAATAATATTACTTTGATTTTCGGCTCCTTTCTTTTGGCCTTTGCCTTGGGTGTTGGACTGGGCTCTCGCGAGATAGTGGCCGATATTCTTCGGGCATTTTATATCCGGAAAACCTATGTAGTGGGGGATAGGATCGTAATTGGCGGTGATGAGGGAACCATTAAATCCATAGAAAACAATAGTTTAACGTTGGAGACAAGGACCGGTAAGTATGTGATTCCTATCAAAGATGTAATGTCGCAAAAAGTGGAGATTAAATCGTAA
- a CDS encoding ClpP family protease encodes MSSKKGKVQELIQEKLLEDRKVFLWGQVDDDSAKHVIDRLLYLDMLNNKEIQLIINSPGGYVTSGFAIYDTIKQIKSPVSTVCSGLAASMGSILLSVGEKGRRFIQPHARVMIHQPSGGARGQASNIEIQAREIIKTKELGAKILSENCGQSYDKVMKDFDRDYWMSAEESVEYGIVDEILK; translated from the coding sequence ATGAGTTCAAAAAAAGGAAAAGTTCAGGAATTGATCCAAGAAAAACTGTTAGAAGACCGTAAAGTCTTCCTTTGGGGCCAAGTAGATGATGATTCTGCAAAGCACGTAATCGACAGATTGCTGTATTTGGATATGTTGAACAACAAAGAGATTCAATTGATCATCAATAGCCCGGGAGGCTACGTAACCTCCGGTTTTGCCATTTACGATACCATTAAACAGATAAAAAGCCCTGTGAGCACGGTATGCTCCGGTCTGGCGGCCTCTATGGGTTCCATACTTTTATCCGTAGGGGAAAAAGGTAGGAGGTTTATCCAGCCTCACGCCCGTGTCATGATCCACCAACCAAGTGGCGGAGCAAGGGGACAGGCTTCAAACATTGAGATACAGGCAAGGGAAATTATCAAGACCAAGGAACTGGGAGCTAAAATTCTATCGGAAAATTGCGGACAGTCCTATGATAAGGTCATGAAAGATTTTGATCGTGATTACTGGATGAGTGCCGAAGAATCGGTGGAATACGGTATTGTTGATGAGATCCTCAAATAG